In Galactobacillus timonensis, the genomic window GGCGATATCTGTATGCAAACGCGCCAGCGGATAAATGCATACAAAAAGGGCAGGCCCGTTTAGAACCTGTCCTTTGCCTATTCATCCACTATAAGAATATTAGCACAAATTCAGTATCAATGCAAACTTTTTAGCGCAATTCGTCAACATTTCTGCAGTAATTTTCAACGGCTGTAAGGATTTTTTTGCGAATGCCGCTGCGCGTCATATCGTAGCGCTGCTCCATAATCAGATCAAATTCGGCATGCTGGTATTTGTCTATAGCCATTGCGCGCGTTGTATCGTCCAGTCCTGACAGCATACGATTCACCGCCGCCATACGCTCCTGCGCGTCAATCATCCGTTGCCGGATTTCGTCGCGCCTGACGATTTCCCGTTCATGGTCAATCGTCGGACGCTCCCCGCCGATATTCCGGCCCGCAACGATTTTGTCATAGCGGATCGCGTTACACCCGCATTCGCGCGTATACGATTCCTGCAAGCGATCATTACACCGCGCAACCTCTGCAGCATAGAACTCGTAATCGGCGAGGTCACGTAACAACCGCCGCGCCTGCCATTCGTAATACCGCGCGTCATCCGTATGCGCGCCTGCTGCTGCCGGCGCCGTCACAATTTCTCTCTCACTCATGTGCGCCTCCCTCAGAACGGCAGATCCGCCCAGTCGTCATCGCTAGCGCTGAATAGAACGGTATCGTCAACAGCTGTTTTTTCCGCCGTCGTGCTTCCGCTCATAGCGTCAGCGCGCCGTTCGATCTCAGCCGTGTTTCCGTAGCTGTTGCCTGACGCGTTATCTGCAGCCGGACCGCCCATATCAGCAACCGCCTGTGCCATATGTTCAGCGCGGTCACTCGCCTCTGCGGCGCGCTTTGCACTGCCCGTCGTATCAATTTCCGCGTAGCCGTTAGCTGTGCGCATAATCGGATGTCCCTCACGCCCATACAGCTCAGCAGGTTTTTTCTGTAGCGGCGAATAGCCCGCAACCCTCAACCAGCCCCGAACGGTCGTTGCTGTCGGTTTGTAGCCGATACGGTTTGCAAATTCTGTAATGAATGTGTTTACATCGATTCCGCACACCGTCGGATCTTTTTCCGTAGCCGTAACGTTTGCGTTTTCGATCATGTAGCGGATGATGCTGTCGGCGGCATAGCCAAACACCTTATCGCGGACCTCTTTTGTATGGCCCATTTTCAGCGTGTCGGCATCGTCCTGCCCCTCGAGCAGTACGCCGTCTGTGCTTCCATCCGTAATCCGTGTGAACGTCGGATATTGCCACCACACGTCAATCGGGTCTGATTCCGGAAACGACCGCGCGATTGTCTCGAGTCTGAACGCTGTCGCTCCATCCGGTGCGTTCTGAATGGCGCCATTGTCCAATCGGCTGAGCGTCATAATGCAGTCCGGCGCGCGGCTGAATACGCCTGCGCCAACGCCGCGGTCGAGTACAGATTTCAGTGCGCTGTTGCCCTTTGCGTAATGGTGAACAATCATCACCGATGCCCCTGTCTGTTCGTTCAGTGCGCTGACCTGCGCATATGCGGCGGTTACGTCAGCATTGCTGTTTTCGTCACCGTCGATAATGCGATACAGCGGGTCAATGATAATCAGGCCGATCTGCACGCCCTCTGTTGCGCGGATCTGATCCACCATCGCGGTGAGAACGGTTACGAGGTCGGTGATTTTAATTGCGCGCCCGCGGAGGGTTAATACGCGCAGATTCGGCAGCGGGTAATCGATACCGCGAGCCGATTTAATGCGCTCGATTCTGTTGCGCACCTCAGTGTCCTTCAGTTCCAGATTTACATACAGTACCGGCGTCTGCGCGACATGCAGCCCCAGCCACTGCGCATGGTTTTCACCGGCAGTGCAAGCGATAGCGAGTTCCAGAACCAGCCATGATTTGCCGGCTTTCGGCGGTGCGCTGATAATGCCGATCGAGTTATTGCGCATATGGCCCTCGATCAGCTCTGCATCAAGCGCCGGGCAATCGGACATACTGCGCGTGTAAATTCCCTGCGGACCGGCGATATGGTGCTGCGCCATCAACCGGCGCGCAGATACCGCACGCGTGCGCTCGCCGTCTTCATCGGTAATTGCATATGTCGGCACCCACGTATCCGTCTTCCCGTCATATGCGCGTCCGACAATGCGGGCGCCCTTAGTTTTCGCGATCAGCGCCGGAACGGCCGCCGGGCTTAATGCCTGCCCCGCCTG contains:
- a CDS encoding AAA family ATPase → MEIMDEIKNEINDAVTNEAMTEAAEENDAATVEAEAQETDAKAEAAAKRAEKAERNARIFAEILRGQSGMTAREIAWAFEQQAGQALSPAAVPALIAKTKGARIVGRAYDGKTDTWVPTYAITDEDGERTRAVSARRLMAQHHIAGPQGIYTRSMSDCPALDAELIEGHMRNNSIGIISAPPKAGKSWLVLELAIACTAGENHAQWLGLHVAQTPVLYVNLELKDTEVRNRIERIKSARGIDYPLPNLRVLTLRGRAIKITDLVTVLTAMVDQIRATEGVQIGLIIIDPLYRIIDGDENSNADVTAAYAQVSALNEQTGASVMIVHHYAKGNSALKSVLDRGVGAGVFSRAPDCIMTLSRLDNGAIQNAPDGATAFRLETIARSFPESDPIDVWWQYPTFTRITDGSTDGVLLEGQDDADTLKMGHTKEVRDKVFGYAADSIIRYMIENANVTATEKDPTVCGIDVNTFITEFANRIGYKPTATTVRGWLRVAGYSPLQKKPAELYGREGHPIMRTANGYAEIDTTGSAKRAAEASDRAEHMAQAVADMGGPAADNASGNSYGNTAEIERRADAMSGSTTAEKTAVDDTVLFSASDDDWADLPF